The region CTGCTTTAAGCCTCCGTAGCGGCTTCCCATGCCTGCTGCCATGATTACCAGAACCGGTTTCTTGTTCATAGCTGTTACCTCCTTATTTCTATTAACCTCAGTATAATAAATGAGCATTAAAAGATATTTGCACTATTTATTATTTAATTTGCACTATCGTACTCTTCTCCACATTTTCCACGGAATGTGGTATAATGATTGCGATCCAATCATGATGGTGTTTGCATTCGCCAAATGCTGCTGCGCAGTGTCTGGCTCACTGCTTTTATGGTATGTCCTTAACTACGATCATGCCTACGGAAAGGAGGTTTCCATGGCTTACAAAAGCACTCTGCTGCGATCTTCTGCCGTTGTGAAAAAAGTCATAACCATTCATTACTTCGAATATATGAGCGATTTCTCCTTTTCAGGGGAAAGTCATGATTTCTGGGAATTTGTCTGCGTTGACAAGGGAGTCATCGATGTAATGGCAGGGGAGAAGCGGATCCCTTTAAAAAGGGGAAACATCATCTTCCACAAGCCAGGAGAGTTCCATAACATACTGACGAACGGAACCATCGCCCCCAATCTGGTGGTGGTAAGCTTTGAGTGCAGCTCTCCCTTTATGAAGGCATTTGAAGGGGAGATCCTGTCCGTACAGGAGACAGAAATGGCTTTGCTGGCTCAGATCATCATTGAGGCGCGGAATGCATTTTCAGGACGGCTTGATGACCCGTACCAGGAGGAACTGGTCCGAAGGCAGCATCCCCTGTCCTTTGGTGCAGAGCAGCTGATCGGGAATTATCTGGAGGAACTGATCATTCATCTTTACCGCAGGTATTTTTTAAATCCGGAGCAGATCTCCACCAGACGCACCACAGGAAGTTCCAAACACGGAGATGCCCATAACCGGATCGTCCGCTATCTGGAAGAGCACATCGGGGAACACCTTACCATTGAATCCATATGCCGGGATAATCTGACCGGGCGGTCCCAGCTTCAGAAAATTTTCCATAAGGCCTACGGCTGCGGGGTCATCGATTTTTTTACGGACATGAAGATCGATGCCGCCAAGCACCTGATTCGCAGCAACCAGCTGAACTTTACTGAAATTGCCGACCGCCTGGGCTACAGCTCCGTCCACTATTTTTCCAGGCAGTTTAAAAAGCTGACCGGGATGACACCGTCGGAATATGCCACCTCCATCCGTTCCCTTTCGGAAAAAGGCTCTGAAAAGCCTTAGCCCGGCTTGCCGTTTGAGCAGATAGGAAAAGGCGGGAATTTCCCCCGCCTAGCCAACCTTTAATTTGAATTTCCTTACTTCACTTTCAGAATCCACCTTTTCGATCACGGCACCAAGGCCCTGAAGCTTTTCTTCAAAGCATTCATAGCCTCTCTGGATGTACCCGATCTCATCCACCACCGTATAACCGTCAGCAGCCAGTCCGGCAATCACTAAAGCCGCACCCGCACGAAGATCTGGAGCGTTAACAAACGCACCGGTAAAACCGCCTACCCCATCAATCACCGCCACATTTCCTTCCACCTTCACATTCGCACCCATGCGGGATAACTCATCCACATAGCGGAAACGGTTCTCAAAAATGCTTTCTGTAACCACACTGGTGCCTTTTGCAAGGGCCAGGGTCACCGTCATCTGGGGCTGCATATCGGTAGGAAATCCCGGATAGGGAAGGGTCTTGATGTCTGTATGCCTCTGGTTGGATTTGCCTACCACGCGGACTGCATCATCGAACTCCACCACCTCGCATCCCATCTCCAGAAGCTTTGCAGAAATCGCCTCCAAGTGCTTAGGGATCACGTTTTTCACCATAACATCTCCCTTGGTGATGGCCGCCGCGCACATAAAAGTACCGGCTTCGATCTGGTCCGGGATGATGGAATACTCGGTACCATGAAGCTTTCTAACGCCCCGGATCCGGATGGTATCCGTACCGGCTCCTTTGATATTGGCACCCATGCTGTTTAAAAAGTTTGCCACGTCGACTACATGAGGCTCTTTTGCCACGTTTTCCAGAATCGTCTGACCCTCGGCAAGGGTCGCCGCCATCATAACGTTAATGGTGGCCCCTACGCTTACAACGTCCAGATAGATATGGCTTGCCACCAGATCAATGGCATGGGCAATCACCGCCCCCCGTTCAATTCTTACGTCGGCTCCTAGAGCACGAAATCCCTTGAGGTGCTGGTCAATAGGCCTGCTTCCAATGTTGCAGCCTCCCGGAAGGGGAACCTGGGCGCTTTTATATTTGCCAAGCATGGCTCCGATAAAATAATAGGAAGCCCTGATCTTTCGGATATAATCATCATCCACCGAAACCTCACGGATGGTCTTTCCGTTGATGCGGACCGTATGCCTGTCGATTCTCTCTACCCTTGCACCGATCTCCTCTATTGCCTCCAGCAACACATTTATATCTCTGACATCAGGCAGATTATCGATCAGAACATCCTCATCCGTCATGATCGCTGCTGCCAGAATTCCCAAAGCGGCATTCTTAGCTCCGCCGATGGTCACTTCACCCACCAGTGGATTTCCGCCTTTCATAATATACTGCTCCATTTCACACCTCTGATTATCTTGTTATCTATTACAAAATTCTTAAATTTTATCCATTAGCCTTTAATGATTATAACATATCTTATGAATTTGTAAAGAGAACGCACTTTCTTATTCCATAAATACTCCGCAGACAAAATCATTTCCCTGACCTGCAAAGTATGCAGAGGCATCGTTTAAGCCCATCTTCTGGCTCTCTCCTGATACCGGGTTATAGACAGTCACATTATAGGAATCATAACCGGAAAGGAGCAGATAGCCGCCCTGAAGGTTATAGGCGGCCACCGGGCAGCCATGGCCGATGAAATAAAGCACCTGGTTTAAGGTGCAGCCTCTGGCATCCAGCATGAGGACTCCGTCCCCGGTAATGCCGTTTTCTGTGAACCCTTCCAGATTCCTTAAAAAGGCGGCTCCCGTTTTCAACGGTTCCTTCATATTGCGTGACGGCGGACGGTTTACCCGGTTCCATACAATCTCCTGGTTTTTGTCTGTCACAACTCCCATTTTATCGTAAGCAAGGGCAAGGGCATCTGTAAAACTGCGGCTGCTTCCAAGGTAACAGCCACCCCCATAAGCATAAAACCTGTTTTCCTGGGTTCTTCCATTGCTCTTTAATTCTACCACCTCCGTGGTTTCATAAGCAACCTTTTTAGGAACGGTAATCCTTACGTCCTTGCTCGCTGCTTCTTTTTCCAGCTGAACAAAATAAAGCTTTCTCCGGTCCTCTGAGGCATACCAGCCAATGCCTTCCATCTCTCCGCCTGTAAGCTCCTGATTGCAGACAATGGTATCCTGCTTGGAGGACACATAGGACTGGTCTCCTGATTTAACCACCTGAGTCAAATGGATCCGGCTGGCATCCACGGATACATCCGCAATGTAAACATTCTCATTCTCATATTCCTTAACGATATTACCACCTTGGTCCATGATCTCGATCCGGTACATGGGAGCATCCTTTGTTCTTCCATTCTGCACCCACACATCGCCTTTTCGGGCGATTCCGTATATGAAATCATCTCCGACGAATCCAAGTGGCCTGTAAATATTATCCTCCCCGCCGGTTATCTCCCGCTTCACTCCGGTATCCAGATCCATGAGGTGAACCACTCCGGCTCCATAAAAGTCACTGCTTTCCTGCCAGGCAAAACGGCGCTCTGAGCTGCTGACTGCATATCCTCCTACCACCAGGGAATCCGCCAGAACCATGTATTCATTGCTGTTTAGATCAATGCCGTAAACCGCCCGGTCCGCCATGAGATAAAGCATTCCGTTGGACCCCACATGAGCCAGCTGGCCGATGTCTTCCTTAAGCATATCAAAGGAACGTGTCACAGGAGTGAAAAAACGTTCCGTGGTAGCGTTATCCTGGCTGCTGTATTGATACATGGCAACACCCAGTCCGCCTTCATGAATTCCCCGGTTCATATATCCGTAGACCAGGAAATCCACATCTCCGTTATCCTTGACCGAAAGGATCTTGATATCATGCTGATCGTAGCCGCTGCGAAGCCCATCATCTTCCCCGCTTCGGAAGGAGAATACTTTTACTGCGTGCTCCCTGCTCTGGTCATAGGTCCACAGATCCCGGTTTACCGCATAAGCCAGGAAATCACCAGACGGGCTTTTTGCCGTCCGTATTTCATCCTGGTTGGAAATACCCAGCATGATCCTTTTTCCAGAAAACAGACCCTTCTGACCAGAAAAAATCTGATTTGTATCCCGTTCAAAGTCCATAAGGTAAATGCGCCTGCTGTCCCACTTCATGGTAAAGCTGTCCTCTACCTCATACAGCTCCTGAATATCGCCTTCACCGTCCCTTGACACCTCATAATCCAGCCTGACACTGCACATAATTCCGTTTAAATCCTTTAACGTTACCCTGATATCGCCCACGGGTTTCACGGAAAGCCCGCCCCATGTAAGCTGGGTAAAACTGGAGCGAATCGTCACATGGCCCAGGGAACTGTTGTCTTCTCCTTCACTGGTCTCCAGATAGGTGGTAAGCTGCCGGGCCTGGTCATAGTCAAAGGTTTTGGTTGTGAAATCCACCGCAAAATCAATCATATCCTTTGCATTGGTACTGTCCGTCCACACAATGCGGGTATAGTAAAGCAGTTTCCCGTTCCCGGACGTATCCAGGGACAGGATGAGCAGGTATTCCTTATCCTTTGCCAAAAGGTTCTGGATGGGAAGGGTTGCCGTTACACCTTCCTCTCCCTGGTCCCATTGATCAATGGTTGTCCGCTCCACCAGACGTCCCAGATCCATGCTTCGAACCTCATATTCTATGCCCTGTATGCTGCCTTTATAATCTGATATCTGAATATTCATGGATCTGTTCGGAGGAAGGACCGTAAGGGCTTCCCTGGAAACCGTCTGCTTCATATCCTGGGTATACCCATGAAGAAGGTTCATTTTTCTGCCGTACATATCCGAATAAACTACGGGCAGAGAGGCTTCATCCATGGAGGTATAAACCATAACATCACTTTTTTCTGTATTTTTCTGGTTCCACACAAAATAAACTGCGATTGCCGTAACAAAAACCGCAGATAATATCCCTATTTTTTTCATTAATCGATTCATCCAAAACTTCCTCTGCTTCCGCATTTTATATACTAATGATCATGGATATGAACCCATATCCGGCTGATTCATAAACAGGAGGGGGAGAGATCTTTCTCTCTCAGCCTTATCTCCTTTATTGTATACAATAATATCCAAAACTACAACGAAAACTTTCTTAAACATTCGTTAAGCAGACTTGGATTAACGGATACCGCAATACAATAAAAAGCAGCTATCCGCCAAAGATCGGGGAATAGCTGCTTTCCTTTTTCCTATTTGCAATGTCCGCTGCGGCACCTCCTGCGGTGCATCTCATTGAGTAGAAGTACATTGATAACACCGTTCAGCCAGCCATCATTATAACGCGGACCCCATGGACCCCACGGCCCTTTCTGTCCCGGCGGACAGCACGGCGGGTCCCATGGTCCTCTTCGTCCCGGTGGACCCCACGGCGCGTCCCATGGTCCTCTTCGTCCCGGTGGACCCCACGGCCCTTTCGGCCCATGGGGACCCCATGGCTCTCTTCGTCCCGGTGGGCCCCATGGCCCTTTTGAGTCCGGCGGACCCCATGGCCCTCTTCGGCCCGGAGGACCCCATGGAGGCGGGTCCCATGTAGACCCTCTGCCCTGTATCAGAAGATCTGACTCATCTGTTTCCTCAGCCTCCCAGTCCGGTGTTTCCGTCCCCTCTACGTTCGACTGCTCTGCGCCTTCTGTTTCTGCTGTCATTTCATCTGCAAGAATCCCATCTCTGTGTATCTGGTCGCATATGGAATCGCAAATCTGGTTGATCATCATACGGTCCGGATATTCATCATACATGGGACTGTTTTTATAATCCAGATGATCACACGCAGAAACTACATATTCCTGCAAACGTTTCATATGTCCCGGGTACATTCCCTGCAGATATTCCAGATCCTGTACAATAAGATCCTTTCTTTCCAAGGGACGCCCTGCAGCACTCCTGTCACCATAAAGCATATATGGCTTCAGTTCCTGATAGCTGTTTCCATAAGTATTGTCCGGGTTCATCGGCACGGTCGTTATCACTCCCTGCTTTTTTGCTTATACAAAACCATTTTATGCAAAAATACAGAAAATGTGCAGGAACCCATGAAAGGAAAAAACGGCTTTCTGATGGCATGCCGGTCAGAAAACCGCTGATCCTTATGAATCGATATGGAAAAGGCGCTCCGGATACACTCCTTCTGAAACCAGCTTCCTGATTGCCGCCGCAACAGCAGGCTTGTCTTCTTTATATGTTACGCCAAACCACCGGTCCTTTGTTTCAAGGACTCTTACCTGTGCTTTTTGGGAATGGACAAGCTGATCTATAATCTTAGGAAGCAGGTATTCTGTTTTCACATCCCCTTCTTTTATACTGTCTAAAAACTCCGGAAAACCTCTCTCCAGTTCCTCAAGAAACGCCGGGGACAGCCCCCACATATTCATGGACACATTCTGGTTCAAAGGAATCACCACTTCCCCGCCTTCCTCACTGCGGCCTTCTGCCCGGTCTTCCTGCTGCCGGATCTCATAGGTTTCTGTTACCCCTATAAGTATCCCATTTTCATCCACCCGGCAAACGCCACGGGTTACGCCTCCATTTTCACTTAAGGTGTTGCCCAGAATAAATCCTCCCATACAAATATCAAAAGGCTTTGCCCCTGGGTCCATCTCATTTACCAGATACTCATGGATCTTTATAAAGCCTTCTTTTCCATAATAGTCATCTGCATTGATCACTGCAAACGGTTCATGGATCACATCTTTTGCACATAACAGAGCCTGTCCGGTTCCCCAGGGCTTGGTTCTGGCTTCCGGCTTTGTATAACTTGCCGGCAGGTCATCAAGCTCCTGAAAAGCGTACTCTACAGGAACAATCTTCTCGATTCTCTTTCCGATGATTTCTTTAAAATCCTGCTCCAGATCCTTTCTTATGATGAATACAACTTTGTCAAATCCGGCTTTCAGAGCATCATAAATAGAATAGTCCATAATAATCTCACCGCTTGGTCCTACAGGCTCCAGCTGCTTGATTCCTCCGCCGAACCGGCTTCCAATGCCTGCTGCCATAATTACTAATGATGTCTTTTTCATTACACTATCTCCCTGTTCGTTTTATCTGACTAATAGTATATCACAAAAGATAGGCTTAATCCATAGATTCAGGAATTTGTCCTCCATTCAAAAGCCCGCCGGAGATTAATAATAAACTTTATCTTCCGCCCCTGTCAGTCTCCATGATTCTCCTGCCTTTCACAGCATTATGTACCGGAAATAAAAAAGAGACCTGAACCTGTTAGATATGGTCCAAATCCCTTTTTCCTTACTTTGTAAGTGAAAGCCTTATAAGAGCCTTTTTTAAAGCTGTTTCTGCTCTTATGATATCGATCTCTCCGCTCTGCTCTTTCAAGCGGCGTTCTGCACGGATTTTAGCCTCCTCTGCACGGTTTACATCGATTTCTCCGGGCCATTCCACAACTTCCGCCATTATGACGATCTTTTCCGGTAAAACCTCAATAAAACCAGACATCAGGGCTGCTTCCTTCACTCCGTCCTCCTGGTGGATCTTTAAAACTCCAGGAGCAACAATGGCGGTTATTGGGATGTGATTCCGGTATACACCGATATCCCCTTCCGTGGTAGTAAGCTCCACCATGGAAGCCTCACCCTCGTAAAACTTCCGTTCCGGAGTGATGATATGCAGTTTGAATAAATCAGCCATATTCCCACCCCCTATTTTTTCACACGGGCAAGAACGTCCTCAATGCTGCCTGCATTCAAGAAATAGCTTTCCGGAATATCATCATGCTTTCCTTCCAGTATCTCCTTAAAGCCCTGAATGGTATCAGAAAGCGGCACATAACGGCCTTCCAGTCCGGTAAACTGTCCTGCAACGAAGAACGGCTGAGACAGGAACCTTTGGATCTTTCTTGCGCGGGCTACCGTGATTTTATCTTCCTCAGAAAGTTCATCCATACCTAACATGGCAATGATATCCTGAAGCTCTTTATACTTTTGAAGCACTTCCTGAACCCCTCGCGCAACACGGTAATGTTCCTCACCTACGATACGGGGATCAAGGATTCTCGATGTAGATCCAAGGGGATCAACCGCCGGATAAATACCCAGCTCCACGATGGAACGGTCAAGAACCGTGGTCGCATCCAGATGGGCGAATGTGTTGGCCGGAGCCGGGTCCGTAAGGTCATCAGCCGGAACGTAAACTGCCTGAACCGATGTGATGGATCCGTTCTTCGTGGAAGTGATTCTTTCCTGAAGAGCGCCCATTTCGGTCTGAAGGGTCGGCTGATAGCCTACTGCTGAGGGCATACGTCCAAGCAAAGCGGAAACCTCGGAACCTGCCTGTGTAAAACGGAAAATGTTGTCAATGAACAACAGCACATCCTTACCACCCTGGTCACGGAAATACTCAGCCATGGTAAGGCCTGTAAGCCCCACTCTCATACGGGCTCCCGGCGGCTCGTTCATCTGACCGAATACCATGGTTGTTTTATTGATAACGCCTGATTCCTGCATCTCGTGATAAAGGTCATTTCCTTCACGGGTGCGCTCGCCAACGCCGGTAAATACGGAATATCCGCCGTGTTCTGTGGCGATGTTACGGATCAGCTCCTGAATTAATACGGTTTTACCTACACCTGCACCACCGAAAAGGCCGATCTTACCACCCTTTTGATAAGGGCAGAGAAGGTCGACAACCTTGATTCCGGTTTCCAGAACCTCCGTTTCCGTTGACTGCTCCTCAAAGTTAGGAGCCGGTCTGTGAATCGGAAAATGCTCTTTTACTTCCGGTGCCGGTTTATTATCGATTGGATCACCCAGAACGTTAAAGATACGTCCCAGAGTCTCCTCTCCAACCGGTACAGTAATCGGAGCGCCGGTAGCTACAGCGTCCATACCACGTACCAGTCCATCGGTGGTCCCCATGGCGATACATCTTACTGTATCATCGCCAATATGCTGGGATACTTCGACAACCAGTCTGCCGCCATCCTTAGTTGTGATATCAATCGCCTCATTGATATCCGGCAGCTTGCCCTGGCTGAACTTGATATCCAGTACGGCACCGATGATCTGGGTGATCTTACCAATATTTTGTCCTGCCATCTTGTTTCTCCTTCTTTTTATATTTCTCTCTTTTCCAAATTTAAGCTGCGTTCCCGCTTGCTCCCGCTTGCTTTCATTAAGAAGTCTGCCATGGAAGTTCGCTTCGCCCTGCGGCTCAGCGAACGGCTATTTTTCTAAATTCAAGCTGCGCTCCCGCTTGCTTTCATTAAGAAAAATATGCCTACGAAATTGCATTGGCTCCGGCTATGATCTCGGTAAGCTCCTGGGTTATGGAACCCTGTCTTGCCCGGTTATAAGCCAGTCCAAGTTCTTCTATCATCTCTTCCGCATTGTTGGTCGCAGAATCCATGGCTGTCATTCTGGCTCCGTTTTCACTTGCAACGGCCTCCAGCAGTGCGCCATAAATCAGGCTGCTCATATACTTTGGAATAATGGAATCCAATACCTCATCCTCATTGGGCTCGTAATTCATTAAAGTCAGATCCGTCTTTTCACTTCCCTCTTTTAATTCAACAGGGAGAAGCTTTTTAAGAGTTGGTATTTGGGTTACAGTATTCTTAAAAGAAGTATAAGCCAGATATATTTCACCTATCCGGTTCTGTCCAAAGGCGTCCAGAAGCTCCATGGTAATATCGGCCGCATCTCTGTAGATGGGCTCATTGATCACCTCGGAATAATCCTGTACAATGGTATATCCTTTTCTCGCCAGTGACTCCTTCCCCTTCCGCCCGATGGCGTAGATATCTGTGAGTTCCGGCGTAAGCCTTTCATCTCCATTCACCAGCTTGGCAATGTTGTTGTTATAGCCACCTGCCAGCCCGCGGTTGGAGGTAATGACAATGACTGCCTTCCTCTTAGAATCGCCTGCTTTTAAATACTTATGCTCAATGCTGCCGGATTTGCGCAGCATGGAACCAATGGTATCATACATCATGTCGTAATAGGGTTTGGATTCCTCTGCCTTTGCTTTGGACTTCTGCAGCTTAACAGTAGATATGAGCTTCATGGCCTTCGTAATCTGTTCGGTACTGGAAATACTGTCTCTTCTTCGTTTGATATCCCTAATGGATGCCATGATTGTTCACCTGCCTTTAAAAAACTCCTGCTTTGCATTCGTTAATTGCCTTTACCAGCAATTCCTCTGTCTCAGGCGTGATCTGCTTCGTCTCCCGGATACTTGCAGGAATTTCAGAGTATTTGCTGTCAATGAAGCTGGTCAAAGCCTTTTCAAAATCAAGGATTTTTCCGGTAGGAATATCCAGGAGAAGCTTTTTGGTGGCAGCAAAGATAATGATGATCTGATATTCAACCGGAATCGGCTGATACTGGCCCTGCTTTAATACCTCTCTGATCCTCTCGCCCTGGGCAAGCTGCTCTGCGGTCTCCTTATCAAGCTCAGAACCAAACTGAGCAAAGCTTGCAAGCTCACGGTACTGCGCCAGTTCCACACGGATAGGAGCAGCGATCTTTTTCATTGCCTTGATCTGAGCAGAGC is a window of [Clostridium] saccharolyticum WM1 DNA encoding:
- a CDS encoding AraC family transcriptional regulator, encoding MAYKSTLLRSSAVVKKVITIHYFEYMSDFSFSGESHDFWEFVCVDKGVIDVMAGEKRIPLKRGNIIFHKPGEFHNILTNGTIAPNLVVVSFECSSPFMKAFEGEILSVQETEMALLAQIIIEARNAFSGRLDDPYQEELVRRQHPLSFGAEQLIGNYLEELIIHLYRRYFLNPEQISTRRTTGSSKHGDAHNRIVRYLEEHIGEHLTIESICRDNLTGRSQLQKIFHKAYGCGVIDFFTDMKIDAAKHLIRSNQLNFTEIADRLGYSSVHYFSRQFKKLTGMTPSEYATSIRSLSEKGSEKP
- a CDS encoding UDP-N-acetylglucosamine 1-carboxyvinyltransferase, with amino-acid sequence MEQYIMKGGNPLVGEVTIGGAKNAALGILAAAIMTDEDVLIDNLPDVRDINVLLEAIEEIGARVERIDRHTVRINGKTIREVSVDDDYIRKIRASYYFIGAMLGKYKSAQVPLPGGCNIGSRPIDQHLKGFRALGADVRIERGAVIAHAIDLVASHIYLDVVSVGATINVMMAATLAEGQTILENVAKEPHVVDVANFLNSMGANIKGAGTDTIRIRGVRKLHGTEYSIIPDQIEAGTFMCAAAITKGDVMVKNVIPKHLEAISAKLLEMGCEVVEFDDAVRVVGKSNQRHTDIKTLPYPGFPTDMQPQMTVTLALAKGTSVVTESIFENRFRYVDELSRMGANVKVEGNVAVIDGVGGFTGAFVNAPDLRAGAALVIAGLAADGYTVVDEIGYIQRGYECFEEKLQGLGAVIEKVDSESEVRKFKLKVG
- a CDS encoding nucleotidyltransferase family protein — translated: MKKTSLVIMAAGIGSRFGGGIKQLEPVGPSGEIIMDYSIYDALKAGFDKVVFIIRKDLEQDFKEIIGKRIEKIVPVEYAFQELDDLPASYTKPEARTKPWGTGQALLCAKDVIHEPFAVINADDYYGKEGFIKIHEYLVNEMDPGAKPFDICMGGFILGNTLSENGGVTRGVCRVDENGILIGVTETYEIRQQEDRAEGRSEEGGEVVIPLNQNVSMNMWGLSPAFLEELERGFPEFLDSIKEGDVKTEYLLPKIIDQLVHSQKAQVRVLETKDRWFGVTYKEDKPAVAAAIRKLVSEGVYPERLFHIDS
- the atpC gene encoding ATP synthase F1 subunit epsilon; its protein translation is MADLFKLHIITPERKFYEGEASMVELTTTEGDIGVYRNHIPITAIVAPGVLKIHQEDGVKEAALMSGFIEVLPEKIVIMAEVVEWPGEIDVNRAEEAKIRAERRLKEQSGEIDIIRAETALKKALIRLSLTK
- the atpD gene encoding F0F1 ATP synthase subunit beta encodes the protein MAGQNIGKITQIIGAVLDIKFSQGKLPDINEAIDITTKDGGRLVVEVSQHIGDDTVRCIAMGTTDGLVRGMDAVATGAPITVPVGEETLGRIFNVLGDPIDNKPAPEVKEHFPIHRPAPNFEEQSTETEVLETGIKVVDLLCPYQKGGKIGLFGGAGVGKTVLIQELIRNIATEHGGYSVFTGVGERTREGNDLYHEMQESGVINKTTMVFGQMNEPPGARMRVGLTGLTMAEYFRDQGGKDVLLFIDNIFRFTQAGSEVSALLGRMPSAVGYQPTLQTEMGALQERITSTKNGSITSVQAVYVPADDLTDPAPANTFAHLDATTVLDRSIVELGIYPAVDPLGSTSRILDPRIVGEEHYRVARGVQEVLQKYKELQDIIAMLGMDELSEEDKITVARARKIQRFLSQPFFVAGQFTGLEGRYVPLSDTIQGFKEILEGKHDDIPESYFLNAGSIEDVLARVKK
- the atpG gene encoding ATP synthase F1 subunit gamma, yielding MASIRDIKRRRDSISSTEQITKAMKLISTVKLQKSKAKAEESKPYYDMMYDTIGSMLRKSGSIEHKYLKAGDSKRKAVIVITSNRGLAGGYNNNIAKLVNGDERLTPELTDIYAIGRKGKESLARKGYTIVQDYSEVINEPIYRDAADITMELLDAFGQNRIGEIYLAYTSFKNTVTQIPTLKKLLPVELKEGSEKTDLTLMNYEPNEDEVLDSIIPKYMSSLIYGALLEAVASENGARMTAMDSATNNAEEMIEELGLAYNRARQGSITQELTEIIAGANAIS